A single Ziziphus jujuba cultivar Dongzao chromosome 11, ASM3175591v1 DNA region contains:
- the LOC132799056 gene encoding RNA polymerase II transcriptional coactivator KELP-like, whose amino-acid sequence MEAKLSEKRKVTVKDFCGKTLVSIREYYRKDSTLLKTPFAFIGISLTSLTEEQLAIFKKNVPAIEKAARKMESKIM is encoded by the exons ATGGAAGCTAAA CTTTCAGAGAAGAGAAAGGTAACAGTTAAAGATTTCTGTGGGAAAACTTTGGTTTCTATAAGGGAATACTACAGGAAAGATAGTACACTTCTAAAG ACTCCTTTCGCTTTTATag GAATAAGCTTGACAAGCTTGACAGAGGAACAATTGGCAATCTTCAAGAAGAATGTTCCTGCTATAGAGAAAGCGGCAAGGAAGATGGAATCAAAGATCATGTGA
- the LOC125419506 gene encoding putative F-box protein At4g17565 isoform X2, which translates to MATLAKKMESCGVEPNWLDLPRELIESIMKKLLLVDKVRLKAVCKSWNKAATSYLWSHREKSPWLILPQEKVEEEEKDDDNDNKCNIFQGEDDRFYYSCFINFADQEQKRYKVNMYKGLGDDYYGPRCVGSSYGWLIIFDQTSLGCLFNPFTAFCIHKGNGEYKYIIKDKAWTRFGGAFYSDIMCHNNKLYALRFSECSKIKLENNGQVEVWDFDDCFPKKVATFKPPLPLPHGFLPPSLDFFPVSRCKFYSHMHLVESLGDILFVFLESSRSGIGQDIKEFFHVYKLLDHDGKRWEKVENLKGQALFIGENQAISLSAGEFPEWKENSIYVTSYIPHVRVYNLDEKVLRNLIEYFFVPLWIVPCCF; encoded by the exons ATGGCGACTCTGGCGAAGAAGATGGAGAGTTGTGGAGTAGAGCCAAATTGGTTGGATCTTCCGAGGGAACTCATCGAATCAATCATGAAAAAACTACTTTTGGTCGACAAAGTTCGCTTGAAAGCGGTTTGTAAATCTTGGAATAAAGCTGCTACCTCCTACCTGTGGTCGCATCGCGAAAAATCTCCGTGGCTGATTCTTCCCCAAgaaaaagtagaagaagaagaaaaggacgaCGACAACGATAACAAATGTAACATCTTCCAAGGGGAGGATGATCGTTTTTATTATTCCTGCTTCATCAATTTTGCAGATCAGGAACAAAAGCGTTACAAAGTGAACATGTACAAAGGGCTGGGTGATGATTATTATGGCCCAAGGTGCGTGGGATCGTCGTATGGATGGCTCATAATTTTCGACCAAACGTCCCTCGGTTGTCTCTTCAATCCATTCACAG CATTCTGTATACATAAAGGGAATGGAGAGTACAAATACATAATAAAGGATAAAGCGTGGACTAGATTTGGTGGGGCATTCTATTCCGACATAATGTGCCACAATAACAAGCTCTACGCATTGCGGTTTTCGGAGTGTTCCAAAATTAAGTTAGAAAACAATGGCCAAGTTGAAGTTTGGGACTTTGATGATTGTTTTCCCAAGAAAGTTGCGACATTTAAACCTCCCCTGCCCTTGCCACATGGATTCTTGCCTCCGTCATTGGATTTTTTTCCTGTTTCTAGATGCAAATTTTACTCTCATATGCATTTGGTGGAATCTTTGGGAGATATTTTGTTCGTGTTCCTCGAAAGTTCTAGATCTGGTATTGGTCAGGATATCAAAGagttttttcatgtttataaGTTATTGGATCATGATGGGAAAAGATGGGAAAAAGTGGAAAATTTAAAGGGTCAAGCATTGTTCATAGGTGAAAATCAAGCCATATCATTATCTGCTGGAGAGTTTCCAGAAtggaaagaaaattcaatctaCGTCACTTCATATATTCCTCATGTCAGAGTTTATAACTTAGACGAAAAAGTTCTCAGGAATTTGATAGAATACTTTTTTGTGCCTCTTTGGATTGTTCCTTGCTGTTTCTGA
- the LOC125419506 gene encoding putative F-box protein At4g17565 isoform X1 codes for MATLAKKMESCGVEPNWLDLPRELIESIMKKLLLVDKVRLKAVCKSWNKAATSYLWSHREKSPWLILPQEKVEEEEKDDDNDNKCNIFQGEDDRFYYSCFINFADQEQKRYKVNMYKGLGDDYYGPRCVGSSYGWLIIFDQTSLGCLFNPFTGTKIQLPIKADDTLVGKAILLSDPSSSSTKSFTLVIYYGFFHHLAFCIHKGNGEYKYIIKDKAWTRFGGAFYSDIMCHNNKLYALRFSECSKIKLENNGQVEVWDFDDCFPKKVATFKPPLPLPHGFLPPSLDFFPVSRCKFYSHMHLVESLGDILFVFLESSRSGIGQDIKEFFHVYKLLDHDGKRWEKVENLKGQALFIGENQAISLSAGEFPEWKENSIYVTSYIPHVRVYNLDEKVLRNLIEYFFVPLWIVPCCF; via the coding sequence ATGGCGACTCTGGCGAAGAAGATGGAGAGTTGTGGAGTAGAGCCAAATTGGTTGGATCTTCCGAGGGAACTCATCGAATCAATCATGAAAAAACTACTTTTGGTCGACAAAGTTCGCTTGAAAGCGGTTTGTAAATCTTGGAATAAAGCTGCTACCTCCTACCTGTGGTCGCATCGCGAAAAATCTCCGTGGCTGATTCTTCCCCAAgaaaaagtagaagaagaagaaaaggacgaCGACAACGATAACAAATGTAACATCTTCCAAGGGGAGGATGATCGTTTTTATTATTCCTGCTTCATCAATTTTGCAGATCAGGAACAAAAGCGTTACAAAGTGAACATGTACAAAGGGCTGGGTGATGATTATTATGGCCCAAGGTGCGTGGGATCGTCGTATGGATGGCTCATAATTTTCGACCAAACGTCCCTCGGTTGTCTCTTCAATCCATTCACAGGTACTAAAATTCAACTCCCAATCAAGGCTGATGATACTCTTGTGGGTAAAGCTATCCTTTTGTCCGATCCATCATCCTCTAGTACCAAAAGCTTTACACTTGTAATTTACTATGGGTTTTTTCATCACCTAGCATTCTGTATACATAAAGGGAATGGAGAGTACAAATACATAATAAAGGATAAAGCGTGGACTAGATTTGGTGGGGCATTCTATTCCGACATAATGTGCCACAATAACAAGCTCTACGCATTGCGGTTTTCGGAGTGTTCCAAAATTAAGTTAGAAAACAATGGCCAAGTTGAAGTTTGGGACTTTGATGATTGTTTTCCCAAGAAAGTTGCGACATTTAAACCTCCCCTGCCCTTGCCACATGGATTCTTGCCTCCGTCATTGGATTTTTTTCCTGTTTCTAGATGCAAATTTTACTCTCATATGCATTTGGTGGAATCTTTGGGAGATATTTTGTTCGTGTTCCTCGAAAGTTCTAGATCTGGTATTGGTCAGGATATCAAAGagttttttcatgtttataaGTTATTGGATCATGATGGGAAAAGATGGGAAAAAGTGGAAAATTTAAAGGGTCAAGCATTGTTCATAGGTGAAAATCAAGCCATATCATTATCTGCTGGAGAGTTTCCAGAAtggaaagaaaattcaatctaCGTCACTTCATATATTCCTCATGTCAGAGTTTATAACTTAGACGAAAAAGTTCTCAGGAATTTGATAGAATACTTTTTTGTGCCTCTTTGGATTGTTCCTTGCTGTTTCTGA